CATTGCTGCAATCAATGGCCATGCATTAGGCGGCGGGTGTGAATTCGTACTTGCATGCGATTTCCGGATTATGGGTGCCGGAACAATAGGGTTAACAGAAGCATCATTGGGCTTGTTGCCGGGTGCCGGCGGGACACAGCGCATGACAAGATTAATAGGCGGAGCAAAAGCACGCGAGTTGATGTATTTAAGCAAACGTTTAAAAGCTGAAGAAGCTGCGACAATCGGCTTAATTACAGAAGCGGTTGCCCCGGAAGAGCTGGAAGAAAAGGCAATTGCATTCGCAAATAAGCTTGCTCAAAGTGCAGTAGGAGCGATCGGCCTCATTAAAGAGAGTATTTTGGCTGCAGAAGAATTGCCGTTGGAACAAGGGTTATTAGTGGAACGGAAAGCCTTTGCGAAAACATTTACTACAGGGGAAGTAAATGAAGGGATCCGTGCGTTCTTTGAGAAACGCCCTCCGAATTTTTTAAAGCCAGTTACAAATCAATAAATAGGACAATTGGGGGCCGTGTTGAAAGTTCAGCTTTCAGTACGGCCTTAATTTATTTTTGGAAGGATGAGGGTTATGTTGTTAAAAGGATTAAAAGTATTGGATTTCTCCACATTATTGCCAGGTCCGTTTGCGACAATGATGCTTGCAGATCTCGGAGCAGAAGTGGTACACGTCACAAAACCGGTAGAAGATGGTAAGGAGTGGGGACCGGACGAGTATTTGCAGCGTTCTAAAAAATCGCTGGCGGTCGATTTAAAATCTCCGGAAGTTGTCGCTTCTATAAAGGAACTATTAAAGGAACAGGAATACGATATTGTTGTTGAACAGTTCCGGCCCGGTGTGATGGCACGACTTGGTCTTGATTATGATTCATTAAAAG
This genomic window from Solibacillus sp. FSL R5-0449 contains:
- a CDS encoding enoyl-CoA hydratase/isomerase family protein; translation: MNLETMTIEKLDYGVHVVTINNPPANTLNAGIQQDLLQLIEEVEKNPEIRAIVFKSANPKIFIAGADLGAMGSSNVNVDFAESSKHVQDIFNRLEALKVPTIAAINGHALGGGCEFVLACDFRIMGAGTIGLTEASLGLLPGAGGTQRMTRLIGGAKARELMYLSKRLKAEEAATIGLITEAVAPEELEEKAIAFANKLAQSAVGAIGLIKESILAAEELPLEQGLLVERKAFAKTFTTGEVNEGIRAFFEKRPPNFLKPVTNQ